A genome region from Pygocentrus nattereri isolate fPygNat1 chromosome 10, fPygNat1.pri, whole genome shotgun sequence includes the following:
- the exoc5 gene encoding exocyst complex component 5, translating into MATTAQLFEEPFDADEYIERLAWRTPGGGSKGGAEGFDPKKLLEEFENHIEELKQLDERIQRKVEKLEQQCHREAKEFAHKVQELQRSNQVAFLHFQELDDHISYVATKVCHLGDQLEGVNTPRQRAVEAQRLMTYFNEFLDGELRSDVFNNPDKIKEAADIIQKLHLIAQELPFDRFADVKAKIASKYHDLERQLIQEFTAAQRRGEIGRMREVAAVLLHFKGYAHCIDVYIKQCQEGAYMQNDVFEDTALLCQRVNKQVGEVFSSPEMVMAKLIQNIFENKLQAHVRETLETRPTELEQYLKNLYDLYTRTTALAAKLTEFNLGSDKHTFLSKLIKSIFSTYLDSYIDMEQQYLQTRSASILQRYYDSKNHQKRPLGTGSIQELKERIRQRTNLPLGPSIDTHGETFLSQEVVVNLLQETRHAFQRCHKLSDPADLPKNAYSIFLLLVEHLCVDHIDYALEIGLSAIPSADAKTANLYFLDVVQQANTIFHLFDKQFNDHLMPLISSSPKLTECLQKKKEVIEQMEVKLDTGIDRTLNCMIGQMKHILATEQKKTDFRPEDENNVMIQYTTACSKVCAYVSKQVERVRRSMDGKNVDTVLTELGVRFHRLIHEHLQQFSYNYMGGMLAICDVAEYRRCAKDFRVSLVLQLFDTLHALCNLLVVAPDNLKQVCSGEQLTNLDRNLLHAFVQLRADYRSARLGRHFS; encoded by the exons ATGGCCACGACCGCTCAGTTATTTGAG GAACCATTTGATGCAGATGAGTACATTGAGCGTCTGGCTTGGAGAACTCCAGGTGGGGGTTCTAAAGGAGGAGCTGAGGGGTTTGACCCAAAAAA GTTGCTTGAAGAGTTTGAGAACCACATAGAAGAATTGAAGCAGCTGGATGAGAGGATCCAGAGAAAAGTGGAGAAGCTTGAACAGCAATGCCACCGGGAGGCCAAGGAGTTTGCACACAAGGTTCAGGAGCTTCAGAGGAGCAACCAG GTGGCCTTCCTGCACTTCCAGGAGCTGGATGACCACATCAGCTATGTGGCTACGAAGGTATGTCACCTTGGAGACCAGCTGGAAGGAGTAAACACTCCAAGACAGAGAGCTGTCGAGGCCCAGAGACTCATGACCTACTTCAACGAGTTCCTAGATGGAGAACTGCGCAGTGACGTCTTCAACAACCCTGATAAG AtaaaagaagctgctgacatCATTCAGAAGTTGCACTTGATTGCCCAGGAGCTGCCGTTTGACAG ATTTGCTGATGTCAAGGCCAAGATAGCAA GTAAATACCATGACTTGGAACGGCAGCTGATCCAAGAATTCACAGCAGCTCAGCGCAGGGGAGAGATTGGCCGCATGAGGGAAGTGGCTGCAGTCCTACTACATTTCAAG GGGTATGCCCATTGTATAGATGTCTACATCAAACAGTGCCAAGAG GGTGCGTACATGCAAAATGATGTGTTTGAAGACACAGCTCTTCTGTGTCAGCGAGTCAATAAACAAGTGGGAGAGGTCTTCAGCAGCCCAGAAATGGTGATGGCCAAACTCATCCAAAACATCTTTGAGAATAAGTTACAG GCTCATGTAAGAGAAACACTTGAGACTCGTCCCACTGAATTGGAGCAGTACCTCAAAAACCTCTATGACCTCTACACCAG GACGACGGCTTTGGCTGCTAAGCTAACAGAGTTTAACTTGGGCTCAGACAAACACACTTTTCTGTCCAAACTGATTAAAAGCATCTTCTCCACTTACCTGGACAGCTACATAGACATGGAGCAGCAGTATCTACAAACCCGCAGTGCCTCAATTCTGCAGAGATACTATGACTCAAAGAACCACCAAAAACGACCACTAGGCACTGGGAG TATCCAGGAGCTGAAAGAGAGGATCAGACAGCGCACAAATCTGCCCTTGGGCCCCAGTATTGACACACATGGAGAAACTTTCCTCTCACAGGAAGTTGTGGTCAACCTGCTGCAGGAGACACGCCATGCCTTCCAGAGATGTCACAAG TTGTCTGACCCAGCTGACCTTCCTAAGAATGCTTACTCTATCTTCTTGCTCTTGGTAGAGCACCTCTGTGTGGATCATATTGACTATGCCTTGGAGATTGGCCTTTCAG CTATTCCTTCTGCAGATGCCAAAACTGCCAACCTCTACTTCTTGGATGTGGTCCAGCAGGCTAACACTATCTTTCACCTCTTTGATAAGCAGTTTAATGATCACCTCATGCCTCTTATTAG TTCATCTCCTAAGCTGACGGAGTGCTtgcagaagaagaaggaggtgATTGAGCAGATGGAAGTGAAGCTGGACACTGGGATTGACCG GACACTAAATTGCATGATTGGTCAGATGAAGCACATTTTGGCCACTGAGCAGAAGAAAACTGACTTCAGGCCAGAAGATGAGAACAATGTCAtgatacagtacactaca GCATGCTCTAAGGTGTGTGCGTATGTGAGTAAGCAGGTGGAGCGCGTGCGGAGGTCTATGGATGGGAAGAATGTGGATACGGTCCTGACCGAGCTGGGCGTGCGTTTCCACAGGCTCATCCATGAGCACCTGCAGCAGTTCAGCTACAACTACATGGGGGGCATGCTGGCCATCTGTGATGTGGCAGAGTACCGCCGCTGTGCCAAAGACTTTCGG GTTTCTCTGGTCCTGCAGCTCTTTGATACACTTCACGCTTTGTGTAACCTCCTGGTTGTTGCTCCTGATAACCTGAAACAGGTGTGCTCCGGAGAGCAGCTGACCAACCTGGACAGGAACCTCCTACATGCATTTGTGCAGCTTAGAGCAGACTATCGCTCGGCCAGACTAGGCCGCCATTTTAGCTAA